Genomic DNA from Panthera uncia isolate 11264 chromosome E3, Puncia_PCG_1.0, whole genome shotgun sequence:
GGCTGGGTGGGTTTTTGTTGAGGGTGGCGAGTGAGGCTGAGGGGCTGGGCCCTCTTCCCCATCGCCAGCCTGCAGGGGAACCACTGccccattttcttgcttttccccCACACTCTCAGTCAGGACCTCAGGGGTGGGGTCCTCCTGGGTAGGGGGCTCTGGCTGAAGAGCTGACTTGGGGGTGGGCTGGGAATCTGGCTGGCAGTCTGGCTGAGGGTCTGACTGGGTGTCCAGCTGAGGAGCAGACTCTGAGGCTGGCTCAAGTGGGGCTGTAGACCCCAGATCAGACCCCTGGTCTGCAGTGGCCTCTTTATTTGCTTCTGGTTTGGGTGCCGGCTCTTGGCGTGCTTCTTTGGGGCTGGGGTTGGCATTTGATTCCCCTCCTGGACTTGAGCTGAGGTCTCTGGCCTGGGCTGTTCCTGGGGCCCCAGTTAGGGTCTCTGTGGTTTCTGGAGCCAGTCCAGCTTTGGTTTCTGAGTCCACAGGGGCCCCAGTGTCGTCTGGGCCGGGCTGCAGGGCCTCTGGCTCATCTGGGACCCCAGCTGGGACCTGGAGAGGGCCAGTTTCGGCTTCAGAATGGCCAGGCCCTTCTCCTTGGGTTTGGGGACCCTCTTCTATCACCTTCATCTCCGAGACCTCAGAGCTGCTGGCTGCCATcttgagaggggagagaggagaggacctCAATGGAGTGGATGGAGCAGCAGAGACAGCAGCAGTCCTGGAAGAGGAGACAGGTTTGGTGTGAGGAAAGCGGTGGCTCTCGGCACTGCAGCCCAAGAGGGCTATGCTCCTGTCTTAGGGCCAGCCCTGGGCTGCCTctggggagaagaagaaaagttgGGGTTTCCTTTGCCTTAGGGTGGGACATCCCTGGGGAGGACTGCTCTGCTCAAAGTCTTCTGCTGGGAGAGCCCCGGGGAGATTAACCCTTTTGAAAACAGGACCCTCCCCATGGTCTCTTCCTGGGTCCACCCGTTAAGAGCCAGACTCTCAGATCCTAGCAGATGCCCCAGCACCCCGAAATCAACAAGCTGTGCAGACGCTCGTAACACTCCGACAGGCAGACAGGCACACTGGGCAGAGGACCGATACTCACATTCCACTCCCTCTgcatcctcccctcctccctgggtgCCCCGCCGGTGCAGTTTTCTCACTGCGCGTCTGGGGCGCAgacgcccccgcccctccctggggGACCTGGGCATTTCCTCTGCGCCCCTTCTCAGCCCCTCTCTCAGGGATTCCCTCAACCCCCGGGGAACCGGCGCCTCCTCCTCCCATCGGCGTGGCGCGCCCAGCACCACCAGCCAGTCCGCCAGGCGCCCGCATTCCGGTGCAGCCCTCCCGGCGTCCGCCGTCTGTCCGCGCACTCCTACCCGCAGCCTCTGTCCATCCCCGTCTCACCTCGACGCCGGCTTCTAGACTGCTCCCGCTGCTGCCGCCACCGCCGCCCCGTTGCAGCAGCCGCAGCCCGGGAGGGAGCGAgtcagcgagagagggagggaggcggcgggtctcccctcccctctgctcgtCCCCTCCTCTCGCTCCTCTCAGGTCCCCTCCCCTACGCTCCGCTGCCGCCGCGCACCGCCCCCGCCCCTAGCTCGCCTCCCGCCCCTCCCGGCCAGCCCCAGGGAGCCACGCGTGCCAGGCCCCGCGTTACCCGGGCAACCGGCCGGGTAACCACTCGCGCCCCCTCCCTACCCCTTCCCACGCGCGCCTCCTGGGGGTGCCCCCTTCCCAAGCCCCGGGCCCCTCCCGCCAACGGTCACCGGGGGTCCTGGCAGAGGCAGGGGGCCGGGGGAAACCAAGAGGGGTCTGCGAGGAGACGGGACCTGTGAGACAGGCGGGACCCGGTGGTGGCACCCCAACaagcagaaagaagggaagggagatgaGGCAAAACTTAGGGAGGCTGCTCAGGAGGAACAGGGTGGGGTTTTAAGAGAGGGGAGCCTGCAGTACAGGAAATCCCTCTACCCTCgaggaagcagcagcagaaaTGGGCGCTGGAAGGCTCCAGGGCCCCTGGAGCAGGACTCAGAAGGGAATTCCAGGGCAGAGGCTGCAGGGGCAGTCTGGAACCGGAAGGGGGCTGGGGCCGCGGAGCCCGCAAACGCAGAATGGGCCACGCCTAGGGTGAAAG
This window encodes:
- the PRRT2 gene encoding proline-rich transmembrane protein 2 isoform X1, with amino-acid sequence MAASSSEVSEMKVIEEGPQTQGEGPGHSEAETGPLQVPAGVPDEPEALQPGPDDTGAPVDSETKAGLAPETTETLTGAPGTAQARDLSSSPGGESNANPSPKEARQEPAPKPEANKEATADQGSDLGSTAPLEPASESAPQLDTQSDPQPDCQPDSQPTPKSALQPEPPTQEDPTPEVLTESVGEKQENGAVVPLQAGDGEEGPAPQPHSPPSTKTHPANGAPPRVLQQLVEEDRLGRAHSGHPGSPRGSLSRHPSSQLAGSGVEGGEGTQKPRDYIILAILSCFCPMWPVNIVAFAYAVMVSPMGPWPRPAVAPSFLPAPGQNPGSSLVFPSPLCMDLTSQLWGFSRPLPRTLPSEPPLPYPVRWEGCQDVFHTTLLTCALLPLPPQPSFLL
- the PRRT2 gene encoding proline-rich transmembrane protein 2 isoform X3, coding for MAASSSEVSEMKVIEEGPQTQGEGPGHSEAETGPLQVPAGVPDEPEALQPGPDDTGAPVDSETKAGLAPETTETLTGAPGTAQARDLSSSPGGESNANPSPKEARQEPAPKPEANKEATADQGSDLGSTAPLEPASESAPQLDTQSDPQPDCQPDSQPTPKSALQPEPPTQEDPTPEVLTESVGEKQENGAVVPLQAGDGEEGPAPQPHSPPSTKTHPANGAPPRVLQQLVEEDRLGRAHSGHPGSPRGSLSRHPSSQLAGSGVEGGEGTQKPRDYIILAILSCFCPMWPVNIVAFAYAVMSRNSLQQGDVDGAQRLGRVAKLLSIVALVGGVLIIIASCVINLGALARAEPSAPSLCACVL
- the PRRT2 gene encoding proline-rich transmembrane protein 2 isoform X2 yields the protein MAASSSEVSEMKVIEEGPQTQGEGPGHSEAETGPLQVPAGVPDEPEALQPGPDDTGAPVDSETKAGLAPETTETLTGAPGTAQARDLSSSPGGESNANPSPKEARQEPAPKPEANKEATADQGSDLGSTAPLEPASESAPQLDTQSDPQPDCQPDSQPTPKSALQPEPPTQEDPTPEVLTESVGEKQENGAVVPLQAGDGEEGPAPQPHSPPSTKTHPANGAPPRVLQQLVEEDRLGRAHSGHPGSPRGSLSRHPSSQLAGSGVEGGEGTQKPRDYIILAILSCFCPMWPVNIVAFAYAVMSRNSLQQGDVDGAQRLGRVAKLLSIVALVGGVLIIIASCVINLGGEWGSGTGWEEWKGWQGQLY